TGGACGCGCTGGGCACGCGGGTCGCCGACGTGGAGGCCGCGCTGCGGGCGCCGGGCGTCGAGGTCCGCTCGCGGCAGCTCACCGTGCACGACAACTGGGACGGCAGGCGCCGGTCCGGCAGCCGGGCCGCGCAGAACTACGTGGTGCGCGTCGACGACGTCGACCGCCTCGACGAGCTGCTGGCCGCGCTGGTCGCGGCCGAGCCGAGCTGGTTGAGCGGGCCGAACTGGCAGCTCAAGGACGACTCGGACGCGGTCCGCGAGGCGCAGCGCGGGGCGGTGGCGGACGCGCGCCGCCGCGCCGAGGGGTACGTCGAGGCCCTCGGCGCGCGGCTGGGCCCGCTGCACCGGCTCACCGACGGCGACGCCGAGGTGTGGGCGGCCGACAACGCGCGCACCATGGCCGCGTACGGCGGCGGCGCGCCCGGCGCGGCACCGGAGATGGGGCGGCTGAACCTGGACGCGCAGCGGATCACCGTGACGGTCCGCTGCACCGCCGCCTGGTCGCTGCTGGACTGACCGCGGGCAGGGGCGCGACCGGCGGGGACACCCACCGGCGGACACCCGGCCGACCGACGGGTGCCCGGCCACCACGCGATCACCGCGGGCCGGCCGCCGAACAGCGCCGGCCGCCCCGCCTACCCGTCGATGCGCGGCTGCACCAGCTCCACCACCACGGACCGGTTGCGCGCGGCCGCGGCGGGGATCAGGTCGCCCATCGCGTCGAGGTCCACGGCCAGCGGCGCGCCGAAGCCCGCCCCGACCACGTCGGTGAACGCCGCCCGGCTCACCCCCAGCCCCACCAGCTCGGCCACCACCCGCTCACCGCGCCGCCTGGTCAGCTCCAGCGCCGCCTCGGACGAGGCCGCGCTGGCGGTGCGGGCGGTGACCCGCGCGGTGGTGCGGCCGTCGAACTTGT
This portion of the Saccharothrix syringae genome encodes:
- a CDS encoding SIMPL domain-containing protein; this translates as MAEVVTRGVGRAERTADRAEVQVGFETTGSTRNEAVDALGTRVADVEAALRAPGVEVRSRQLTVHDNWDGRRRSGSRAAQNYVVRVDDVDRLDELLAALVAAEPSWLSGPNWQLKDDSDAVREAQRGAVADARRRAEGYVEALGARLGPLHRLTDGDAEVWAADNARTMAAYGGGAPGAAPEMGRLNLDAQRITVTVRCTAAWSLLD